One genomic segment of Vibrio quintilis includes these proteins:
- a CDS encoding assimilatory sulfite reductase (NADPH) flavoprotein subunit — protein sequence MSSAKNTPEELGLLSSPVNGDQLNQLQQAVSQLSPQQLAWVSGYFWGLSQSSQPSSSNIPAAGSAAKPAGQLTIIYASQTGNAKGVAEALEQEAQAKGLPVRLFDASDYKGKDLAKETHVVIVASTNGEGEAPDNALELHEFLQSKKAPKLPNLQYGVIGLGDSSYEFFCQTGKDFDAFLSKQGATPFMERVDCDVDYESPAAEWRGKALEFLQESLSETQAEVVVLPVGQAAASPSQYSKQNPYTATLLTNQKITGRDSGKDVRHIEIDLEDSGISYQPGDALGVWYQNSSGLANQILKAVGLSGVECVEVDGESISIHQALISEFEITASNPQLIAQIAERSESELLKDLAADKDKLRAYSAGTQVIDALLEAQIKLTAEELTQILRRLTPRMYSIASSQSEVDEEVHLTVGLVEFDQNGESRHGGASGFLTQRLDEGEPVKVFIEHNKNFKLPQDDNTPIIMVGPGTGIAPFRSFIQERDNRDATGKNWLFFGDRTFTQDFLYQVEWQKYLKSGALTQLDVAFSRDQHEKVYVQHRILENAPQVWQWLNEGAYIYVCGDATRMAKDVHDALITVVKQEGGLDQSAAEAYINDLRKAKRYQRDVY from the coding sequence ATGTCTTCAGCAAAAAATACTCCGGAAGAGCTGGGATTATTATCCAGCCCGGTGAACGGTGACCAACTCAATCAGTTGCAGCAAGCCGTCTCCCAATTGTCCCCGCAACAGCTGGCATGGGTCAGTGGTTATTTTTGGGGATTAAGCCAATCTTCTCAACCATCATCCAGCAATATTCCTGCAGCAGGTTCGGCGGCGAAACCAGCCGGACAATTGACAATTATTTATGCGTCACAGACAGGCAATGCAAAAGGTGTCGCCGAGGCGCTGGAACAGGAAGCGCAGGCAAAAGGACTTCCCGTCCGTTTATTCGATGCCAGTGATTACAAAGGTAAAGACCTTGCGAAAGAAACGCATGTTGTCATTGTGGCTTCAACCAATGGTGAAGGTGAAGCACCGGATAATGCTCTGGAACTGCATGAGTTTTTGCAGTCGAAAAAAGCACCGAAGTTACCGAATCTGCAATACGGTGTGATTGGTCTGGGCGATTCCAGCTATGAATTTTTCTGCCAGACCGGTAAAGATTTTGATGCATTCCTGTCTAAGCAGGGGGCAACCCCGTTTATGGAACGCGTTGACTGTGATGTCGACTATGAATCGCCAGCAGCTGAATGGCGGGGTAAGGCACTTGAGTTTCTGCAAGAATCACTTTCTGAAACTCAGGCTGAAGTGGTTGTGCTTCCTGTCGGTCAGGCTGCAGCATCACCCTCTCAATATTCGAAGCAAAACCCATATACAGCGACATTACTGACTAATCAGAAAATCACCGGGCGGGATTCCGGGAAAGATGTCCGGCATATTGAAATTGATTTGGAGGACTCCGGTATCAGCTATCAGCCGGGTGATGCGTTGGGCGTCTGGTATCAGAATAGCTCTGGTCTGGCGAATCAGATTCTGAAAGCTGTCGGACTCTCAGGGGTTGAATGTGTTGAGGTGGATGGCGAGAGTATCTCAATTCATCAGGCACTGATTAGTGAATTTGAAATCACCGCTTCTAACCCGCAGTTAATCGCTCAGATTGCTGAGCGCTCTGAGTCTGAGCTACTGAAAGATTTGGCTGCCGATAAAGATAAGCTGAGAGCGTATTCAGCCGGGACTCAGGTGATTGATGCGTTGCTTGAAGCGCAGATCAAACTGACGGCTGAAGAACTGACACAGATTCTCCGCCGGTTAACGCCACGTATGTATTCAATTGCTTCAAGCCAGAGTGAAGTGGATGAAGAAGTGCACCTGACGGTGGGATTAGTTGAATTTGACCAAAACGGTGAAAGCCGTCATGGCGGTGCGTCAGGATTTTTAACTCAGCGATTAGACGAGGGTGAGCCGGTCAAAGTTTTTATTGAGCATAATAAAAACTTCAAACTTCCTCAGGATGATAATACCCCCATCATCATGGTTGGTCCGGGAACTGGTATTGCACCATTCCGCAGCTTTATTCAGGAGCGGGATAACCGTGATGCAACAGGTAAAAACTGGTTGTTCTTCGGTGACAGGACATTTACTCAGGACTTCCTGTATCAGGTCGAATGGCAGAAGTATTTAAAATCTGGTGCGCTGACACAACTGGATGTTGCGTTCAGCCGGGATCAGCATGAGAAAGTGTATGTGCAGCATCGAATTCTGGAAAATGCACCGCAAGTCTGGCAGTGGCTCAATGAAGGCGCATATATCTATGTGTGTGGTGATGCGACGAGGATGGCAAAAGATGTACATGATGCCTTGATTACTGTCGTAAAGCAGGAAGGTGGTCTGGATCAGAGTGCTGCTGAAGCTTATATCAATGATCTTCGTAAAGCGAAGCGTTATCAGAGGGATGTCTACTAA